A window of Candidatus Epulonipiscium sp. genomic DNA:
CTCTTTTTTTGGGGGATGAAATAATTATGTTATCCCAAAAGCCTGGGGAAATAATAGATAGGATTACCATCGATATCCCTAGGGAAAAAAGAGCCAATAATAAAGAAATATCATTTTTAAAAGAAAAAATTCTCAAGTTTTAGAGCATACCTCCATCTAAGGAAATAATTTGTCCTGTCATATATTTTGATTTATCAGATGCAAGATATAAACATAAATTGGCAACATCACTGGGGCTTCCCATGGACATTAGGGGTATTTGGTTTATCAGTTCATCTTTTTCATCTTTACTGAGGAAATCATTCATAGTAGTATCAATTACCCCACAGGCTATGGCATTAATTCTTATATTAGAGGGCCCTAATTCTTTAGCAAGAGCCTTAGTAAAGCTATTAATCCCACCTTTAGAAGTGGAGTAAGCTACTTCACAGGAAGCTCCACTAATACCCCAAATAGAAGATATATTAATAATACTTCCCCTATGATTTCTAATCATAGGCGAAAGGGCATTATGGGTACAATTATATATAGAGTCCAAATTAACATTTATAATTCTTTTCCACTGCTTGGGTGTTAATTCTGTGAATAACCCTATATGAGAAATTCCTGCATTGTTGATAAGTACATCTATTTGCTCAAAATTTTTATATATAGTTTTAAACATAGATGAAACAAAATCATAATCGGACACATCTCCTAAAAAATAAAGACATTTTCCACCTAGTTTTTCTATATCTTTTTGAAGAATTTTTAGGTCTTCTTCATTCTTAGAACCATTGATTATGAGGGTTGCTCCTTTTTTGGCAAAGGTTAGAGCAATTTCTTTTCCTATACCTCTTGAAGAGCCCGTTACTAAAACTATCTTATTTTTAAAATCCAAGTCTTTCACCTCTAAGCAAAATATTATTGTAAAAAGTGTAAGAAGCTTTATTTACAATTGATTGATTTTAGATTATTATAGATTTGCACTTCCATTATGAATGGATTTAAGAAAATTATAAAGGATATCAGAATTTTTGCCAAGAAAATGTTATGGTTTTGTTGCAAGTTTGTAATGAATATATGATAATATAAAGAATGGCAAAAGAGGTGGAAAGGATGAACGATAATAAGAAAACGAATAATAATAAAACAACAAAAATAATAATATTTTTAGGTGCTATTACATGTATTTTTGGGATTGTATTAATTGTTGTTGGATTTATCGGAAAAATTGATGATTTTGATACTACCCAAGAAACCATATCAAAAGACACTTTAGAGGATAACAAAAATAAAAATACAGGGGATAATTCTAGTGATAAAGAAAAACCAAAAGTAGAAGAAATTACAGCTTTAATTATCGGTGTTGATGAATCAAAGGGATTAGCAGATACAGTAATGATAGCAAATTTTAATCCGAAGGATAATACCATAAAATTCATATCTATCCCAAGAGATTTATATATAAATTTTAATGACTTTAGATATTCACATATTAAAGAAGAAAATGATTCCCTTAAAATAAGCTATTGTAAATTAACAGAGGTATATAGTAATGCTGGAAATGATGAAAAAGCAATAACAACCTTGAAAAAAATAGCAGAAGAAATAGTAGGTATTCCCATGGAATATTATGTTAAAGTGGATTTGGATGGATTTAGGGCCATCATTGATTTGGTTGATGGGATTGAAATTGATGTGCCTCAAAACCTAGATTATGATGATTGGTCTCAAGGCCTTCATATTCATCTGAAAAAAGGATTGCAAGTTTTAGATGGAGAAAAGGCAGAACAGCTGGTTAGATGTCGCTATGGATATATCGATGGTGATATGGGAAGAATTAGAATGCAGCAGGCAGTTTTAAAGGTCTTAGGTAAGAAAGTTTTAGGAATCAAAAATCCTATTAAAATAATAGAGTTGGTTAAAGAAGGATATAAATATATAGAAACAGACTTTACATTAATGGACGGAATTAAATATATAAAATATTTAGTGGATATTAATGTGGAAGATATTTTTAAAGAAGAAAATATGGTGACCATTCCAACTGGCGGAGAAAAAATTGATGATATTTGGTATGAGATACAGTATGAAGAAAAAACAAAGGAAATATTAGATAAACTATTTAATAAATAGTAGTAGACAGATATTAGGAGTGAAATAAATGGCTAACAAGGACAAGAAAAAAAGCAAAGCTTATCTGATTAGGAGATTTTTTTCTATAGTATTTTTAATGGTCTTTTCCTTTTTGGTACTAGCTGGTATTGGAACTACAGGATACCTGCATTTTACAAAGGACAGGGATATTGTAGAGGATGACAATACTGATGAAGATAAAAAAGGTGTTCTTGACTTTTTTAAGAAGAACCCAAAGAAAATTAGAACCAATGTAGCAATATTTGGAGTTGATGAGGACCAGACAAGAACCGATGTAATGATGGTTGCAACTTTTAATAGCGAAACTAAGAAAATAGATCTTATTTCTATTCCAAGGGATACAAGGGTGTTTTTAACGGAGGCGACTCTAGCAGATATGAGAAGCAGGAATTCCAGGGTTCCTGATACGGTAAAAATTAATGAAGTCCATGCTTATGCAGGGAAGGAAAGAGCAAGCGAATACTCTGTTAAAGAGATAGAAAGGCTTCTTGGCATCAAAATAGATTATTATATTAAAATGAATCTAGAAGGTTTTCGTAAAATAGTAGACAAAATGGACGGAGTTGATATTAATTTACCTAGGGATTTTTATTATGTCGATAGATCCGGTGGATTATACATTAATCTAAAGGCAGGACCTCAGACTTTATATGGAAAAGAGGCCGAACAACTGGTCCGCTGGAGAAAAAACAATGATGGTAGTGGCTATGGGGATTTAGGAAGAATAGAAACCCAACAGTTATTCCTAAAAGCCTTTGCTAAAAAGGCTCTAAGCCCTAGAAATATACCTAATATTCCTTCCATCGTTACAACCTTATTCAAGTATATAGATACAGATGTTAACCTAGATGATGCCCTTAAATATGTTAAGTATTTAAGTGATATAGATTTAGAGAATATAAATATGGTTACTATTCCAGGGGAAGCTAGAATGATAGGCTCCAAATCATATTTTATTCATGATGAAATAGAAACAAAAGAATTAGTGGATAAGATATTTTATACAGATGAGAAAAAAGAGGAACCCCCTACAACAGAGGATAGCAAGGATGCCCACATAGAAGTTTTAAATGGAGGTTCTGTCGGAGGATTGGCTCAAAAAACCAGCGATGAATTAAAGATAGCTGGTTATAATGTTGTGAAAATAGGAAACTATAAAGGAACAAAGGAACAAAAGACGAGAATTTTCGTCAAGAAAGAAGGATGGGGCGAAGATCTTAAAGAGTACTTTGAAAATAGTACAGTTATAATTAATGATTCTACATTAGATGCAAACGTAGATATACAAATAGTACTGGGTTTAGATGAAAAGTAGCACATAGTATAAAAACTGTATTCCTGCGAATACAGTTTTTATATATAATTTCACTTAAGGGCAAAAGAATAGGGAGGTTGATAGATTATAATAAGATTAAACAAATAAAGGACAATAAAGGAGTGATTTAAATGGAAAGAAAATATAATAAGGTATTTTATATATGGATTGCTTTGTTTTTTGTTCTATCTACTAGTTTTACACCAGTTATAAATGCAAAAACAACCAATGTATTATATCAAAATATTAATGAGAAGGAAATTAGAAGTGGGGTTGGCTATACCTTAGATAGACGTCTAACAGAGGATGGCTGGCTTGATACCCATGTTTTAAAAGTGGATTTAACAAATCCCAAAATAAGATTGGATGTGATAGAATCAACCAATCAATACAATATAAAAGAAAAAACAACAGATTTAATCACACAAAATGGAGCTGTTGCAGGAATAAATGGAGATTTTTTTGATATGTCCAAAAACCCAACAGGTTCGCTGGGTATGGTAGTACGTAATGGAAAATTGGTATCTACATATAATTATATTAATTTAAGTGAAAATAAATGGACAACCTTTTTTATAGGTAAAAACAAAGAAGCATTTATAGATTTTTGTAAGGTTCGTATGGGATTTTATAATGAAAAAGGGATTGGACTTGAGTTATCGGGGATTAATAAGGTAACCAGTTTTAAAAAAGCAGTATACATAGATAGAAAAGCATACACATCCACAGCGGAGATAGATGCAAAACATAAGAATTTATATAAAATTGTTGTGGAAGATGATATAGTTATGCATATTTCCAAACAGGGAGAAGTAGTGGAAGTTCCAAAAGAAGGTTATGTTATCGTTATGGATGAACCGACTGCAGTCTTAAAAAAAGATGAGTTTGAGATTGGACAGAAGGTGAAATTTGACATTGAAACATCGGTGGATATGAATAGAATTCAGATGGCCTTAGGGGGAGCCGGCAAGATTGTTGATAGGGGACTTGTTCCACTAAGTCCAGGACATTTAGTAGCTCCTAATACTAGAAATCCACGGACAGCCTTGGGTATTTCAAAAGACAAAAAGACATTATATTTAGTGGCAGTGGACGGACGAAGCCATAGCATAGGTGCAACTCATAGTGAAATGACTTCTTTGCTCCTTGAATATGGAGTTTATGATGCGATCCACCTAGATGGAGGGGGTTCTACATCCATAGCTGCAAGGCCCATGGGTAAATATGAAACAGTTCTTTTAAACAAACCCTCCGATGGTTCGGAAAGAAAAGTTGTTAATGGTCTTGGAGTATTTTTAGATGCCCCTACTGGAAACTTATTAGGGCTTAAAATTATACCACAACAAGATAGGGTATTTAAGAATACAGGAGTTACAATGAATATTATAGGCTACGATGAAAATCTAAATCCCGTATCTATTTCTGCGGATGAGATTAAATGGAGTACAGAAAAGATTCAGGGTAAGTGGTCTAAAAATGTATTTTATCCAAGTACAACAGGTATCGGAAATATAACAGCCCAGATTGGAAATATAAAGAGCAGTGTTTCTATAGTAAGTATGGAAGAGCCTAAGGAACTAAAAGCAAATTTTTCTGCCATAAAAATAAAGCCTGGAGAAAGCGTTAATTTATGGGTTGTTGGATTAGATAGTGAGGGCTATAAAGCGCCAATTGACCAAAATAAAATCATATGGAAAGTAGATCCTAACCTAGGAAAAGTAACAGGTGAAAAATTGACTGCGGGCAATACGGTAGGACAAGGGATTTTAGAAGGCGTTTATGGTGAAATAAAGATATATATTCCTGTAGCTATAGGGAAAAAAGTTATACCTATAGAATCCTTTGAAAAATCACTAAAAATAGAAGCAACATCGTATCCTAGTTATGTCAATAGGGAAGTAACTTTTGATAAGACTATAAAATATCATGGGGAGCAATCTATAAAGATGGATTATTCCTTTAAGGCGAAGCCAAATGAAACCCAGGCAGCATATATTAACTTTAAGGAGCCAATAAACTTAGGGAAAAAACCCAAGGCAGTTGGAATATGGGTTTATGGAGATGACTCAAGGGATTGGTTAAGAGCTAAAGTAATTGATTCCAAGGGTCAAAACCATGTGATTAACCTTGCAAGTCAAATAAATTGGACAGGATGGAAATATGTCCAAGGGGAAATACCGGCGGCGGCTAGTTTTCCAGTATCCTTAGAACAAATATATTCAGTCACGCTTAACACCACGATAGAACGTAAAAATACCATTTACATAGACCATATATCTAGTATCGAATCTAATGAGGTAACAATCAAAGATTTGCCTAAGAGCACTAAGATAAAAGATAAATATGAAAAAACTCTATCAAAAACCGCATCCAATAAATACTATGATATAACTGTTTTGGGTACTGGGTTTTTGGATAAAAACAATCCATTAAATGATAAAATAAAAAAAGAAGTATTAAATGAAATGAACAAAGACTCCACCTTTAGCATTTATGCAGGTAATATGGATATAAAAGACCCCGATATATTGGTTCCATATATGAAATGGAACAACCAATATAAAGTAAATGATATAAATAACACAAGGATTATTCAAATTAGTGCCTCAAAAGGTGGGATTAGGGCAACTAATCCTGAACAATGGAAATACCTTCAAAAGGATTTGGATACCTCAAAGGACAATATAATAATCGTAATGGATAAAAATCCCCAGGCTTCAGGAAGCTTTAAGGATTCCATGGAGGCAGAATTATTCCATACGGTTTTAAGGGATTTTAAAAAAGAAAAAAACAAAAATATATTTGTGATTGCTTTTCAGGAAGTAGGGACAGAGGTCCAAATTAGAGAAGGAATTAGATATTTTCATTTAAATAGTATCAATTATGATGATAGCAGCACAGGTTTTTCTATTTTAAGATTTAGGAGTAATGAAGAGGAGATAAAATATGAAATCCAATCGGCGTATAAATAAATGCAATGAAAAAAAGGAGACTCTCAAATGAAAAGAAAATTAGGTCACAGTATCTTAATACTCTTAGCATTCTTTATAACAGCTATGTTTTTTGATATTTCAAAAGCGATGGGGAGTAACCCAGGCAGTAACCAGGACCCTTTGGTTTCAAAAAGTTATGTAGATGGACAAATTAATGCCCTCATGGATTTAGTCGGGGGACTTTCTCAGTCTAAGCCAAAAGAAGAATCAAATTCTATGATTTATGAAGTTATAGAAGTATCATCAGGACAAACCCTAATGGGAGCCCAAGGAACAGAAATAATATTAAGGGGAGGAAAGGGTATAGCCATTACTTCT
This region includes:
- a CDS encoding SDR family oxidoreductase, which translates into the protein MDFKNKIVLVTGSSRGIGKEIALTFAKKGATLIINGSKNEEDLKILQKDIEKLGGKCLYFLGDVSDYDFVSSMFKTIYKNFEQIDVLINNAGISHIGLFTELTPKQWKRIINVNLDSIYNCTHNALSPMIRNHRGSIINISSIWGISGASCEVAYSTSKGGINSFTKALAKELGPSNIRINAIACGVIDTTMNDFLSKDEKDELINQIPLMSMGSPSDVANLCLYLASDKSKYMTGQIISLDGGML
- a CDS encoding LCP family protein, encoding MNDNKKTNNNKTTKIIIFLGAITCIFGIVLIVVGFIGKIDDFDTTQETISKDTLEDNKNKNTGDNSSDKEKPKVEEITALIIGVDESKGLADTVMIANFNPKDNTIKFISIPRDLYINFNDFRYSHIKEENDSLKISYCKLTEVYSNAGNDEKAITTLKKIAEEIVGIPMEYYVKVDLDGFRAIIDLVDGIEIDVPQNLDYDDWSQGLHIHLKKGLQVLDGEKAEQLVRCRYGYIDGDMGRIRMQQAVLKVLGKKVLGIKNPIKIIELVKEGYKYIETDFTLMDGIKYIKYLVDINVEDIFKEENMVTIPTGGEKIDDIWYEIQYEEKTKEILDKLFNK
- a CDS encoding LCP family protein; translated protein: MANKDKKKSKAYLIRRFFSIVFLMVFSFLVLAGIGTTGYLHFTKDRDIVEDDNTDEDKKGVLDFFKKNPKKIRTNVAIFGVDEDQTRTDVMMVATFNSETKKIDLISIPRDTRVFLTEATLADMRSRNSRVPDTVKINEVHAYAGKERASEYSVKEIERLLGIKIDYYIKMNLEGFRKIVDKMDGVDINLPRDFYYVDRSGGLYINLKAGPQTLYGKEAEQLVRWRKNNDGSGYGDLGRIETQQLFLKAFAKKALSPRNIPNIPSIVTTLFKYIDTDVNLDDALKYVKYLSDIDLENINMVTIPGEARMIGSKSYFIHDEIETKELVDKIFYTDEKKEEPPTTEDSKDAHIEVLNGGSVGGLAQKTSDELKIAGYNVVKIGNYKGTKEQKTRIFVKKEGWGEDLKEYFENSTVIINDSTLDANVDIQIVLGLDEK
- a CDS encoding phosphodiester glycosidase family protein codes for the protein MERKYNKVFYIWIALFFVLSTSFTPVINAKTTNVLYQNINEKEIRSGVGYTLDRRLTEDGWLDTHVLKVDLTNPKIRLDVIESTNQYNIKEKTTDLITQNGAVAGINGDFFDMSKNPTGSLGMVVRNGKLVSTYNYINLSENKWTTFFIGKNKEAFIDFCKVRMGFYNEKGIGLELSGINKVTSFKKAVYIDRKAYTSTAEIDAKHKNLYKIVVEDDIVMHISKQGEVVEVPKEGYVIVMDEPTAVLKKDEFEIGQKVKFDIETSVDMNRIQMALGGAGKIVDRGLVPLSPGHLVAPNTRNPRTALGISKDKKTLYLVAVDGRSHSIGATHSEMTSLLLEYGVYDAIHLDGGGSTSIAARPMGKYETVLLNKPSDGSERKVVNGLGVFLDAPTGNLLGLKIIPQQDRVFKNTGVTMNIIGYDENLNPVSISADEIKWSTEKIQGKWSKNVFYPSTTGIGNITAQIGNIKSSVSIVSMEEPKELKANFSAIKIKPGESVNLWVVGLDSEGYKAPIDQNKIIWKVDPNLGKVTGEKLTAGNTVGQGILEGVYGEIKIYIPVAIGKKVIPIESFEKSLKIEATSYPSYVNREVTFDKTIKYHGEQSIKMDYSFKAKPNETQAAYINFKEPINLGKKPKAVGIWVYGDDSRDWLRAKVIDSKGQNHVINLASQINWTGWKYVQGEIPAAASFPVSLEQIYSVTLNTTIERKNTIYIDHISSIESNEVTIKDLPKSTKIKDKYEKTLSKTASNKYYDITVLGTGFLDKNNPLNDKIKKEVLNEMNKDSTFSIYAGNMDIKDPDILVPYMKWNNQYKVNDINNTRIIQISASKGGIRATNPEQWKYLQKDLDTSKDNIIIVMDKNPQASGSFKDSMEAELFHTVLRDFKKEKNKNIFVIAFQEVGTEVQIREGIRYFHLNSINYDDSSTGFSILRFRSNEEEIKYEIQSAYK